Proteins found in one Streptomyces sp. NBC_00461 genomic segment:
- a CDS encoding glycoside hydrolase family 16 protein yields the protein MIGSLAGLALLGFGLYGSANASEPNPPSGWHRVWSDDFSGPAGALPSSSDWIIDSGTSYPGGPANWGTDEVETYTWNTGNLQEDGQGNLVITPIKLWDGRWTSARIETRRSDFQPPLGGKLRIEARIQLPNVTGEAAQGYWPAFWALGASVRDNPHNWPSGGEFDVMENVNGLNKVFGTLHCGIDPGGPCNETSGLGAGHACPNTACAGNFHTYSFEWDRATSPQQLRWYLDGVLYHVVTSDQMDAATWNAATNHGDFILLNLAMGGSFPNQLSGGAATPTSGTVSGTPMKVDYVSVSSATG from the coding sequence GTGATCGGATCTCTGGCCGGTCTGGCCCTGCTCGGCTTCGGACTGTACGGCTCCGCCAACGCCTCCGAGCCGAATCCGCCCAGCGGCTGGCACCGGGTGTGGAGCGACGACTTCTCCGGTCCGGCGGGAGCTCTGCCTTCCAGCAGCGACTGGATCATCGACAGCGGCACCAGCTACCCCGGCGGCCCTGCCAACTGGGGCACCGACGAGGTCGAGACATACACATGGAACACGGGCAACCTCCAGGAGGACGGCCAGGGCAATCTGGTGATCACCCCGATCAAGCTCTGGGACGGCCGGTGGACATCAGCCCGCATAGAGACCCGCCGCAGCGACTTCCAGCCGCCGCTCGGGGGCAAGCTGCGCATCGAGGCCCGCATCCAGCTGCCGAACGTCACGGGCGAGGCCGCCCAGGGCTACTGGCCCGCCTTCTGGGCTCTGGGCGCCTCCGTGCGCGACAACCCCCACAACTGGCCGAGCGGGGGTGAGTTCGACGTGATGGAGAACGTCAACGGCCTGAACAAGGTGTTCGGCACCCTCCACTGCGGCATCGATCCCGGCGGCCCGTGCAACGAGACCAGCGGCCTCGGCGCGGGCCACGCCTGCCCGAACACGGCCTGCGCCGGCAACTTCCACACCTACAGCTTCGAGTGGGACCGCGCCACCAGCCCCCAGCAGCTGCGCTGGTACCTCGACGGCGTGCTCTACCACGTCGTGACCTCCGACCAGATGGATGCCGCCACCTGGAACGCGGCGACCAACCACGGCGACTTCATCCTGCTGAACCTCGCCATGGGCGGCAGCTTCCCCAACCAGCTTTCCGGCGGCGCGGCCACCCCCACCTCCGGCACCGTCTCAGGCACCCCCATGAAGGTGGACTACGTGTCTGTCTCCAGCGCCACCGGCTGA
- a CDS encoding glycoside hydrolase family 16 protein: protein MHRKHARTSHRLLKTALGALSGLALLGGGLYGLASADEPSTPGGMSLIWSDGFSGAAGTLPSSNNWIIDTGTSYPGGAANWGTGETQTYTSDPANLQQDGDGNLKITPIKDDAGNWTSARIETQRSDFEPPAGGKLRIEARIQVPDVTGDAAQGYWPAFWTLGAPFRGTYTNWPGIGEFDIMENANGANKVSGTLHCGTSPGGPCNENTGIGASRDCPDTACAGNFHTYALEWDRSTSPQELRWYVDGVQYHSVNSSQVDANTWDAATGHAHFLLLNLAMGGAFPDAAAAATTPTSTTESGKSMLVDYVAVYSSDSTAGTAAK, encoded by the coding sequence ATGCACCGCAAGCACGCACGAACTTCCCATCGACTGCTCAAGACGGCGCTGGGTGCCCTGAGCGGTCTGGCCCTCCTCGGCGGCGGTCTGTACGGCCTCGCCAGCGCCGACGAGCCGTCAACGCCAGGCGGCATGAGCCTCATCTGGAGCGACGGCTTCTCCGGCGCAGCCGGGACCCTCCCCTCCAGTAACAACTGGATCATCGACACCGGGACCAGTTACCCCGGCGGCGCGGCCAACTGGGGCACCGGCGAGACCCAGACCTACACCTCCGACCCGGCCAACCTGCAGCAGGACGGCGACGGCAACCTGAAGATCACCCCGATCAAGGACGATGCCGGCAACTGGACCTCGGCCCGGATCGAGACCCAGCGGAGCGACTTCGAACCGCCGGCCGGCGGCAAACTCCGCATCGAGGCCCGCATCCAGGTCCCCGACGTCACCGGCGACGCGGCACAGGGCTACTGGCCCGCCTTCTGGACCCTGGGCGCTCCCTTCCGCGGGACCTACACGAACTGGCCGGGCATCGGCGAGTTCGACATCATGGAGAACGCCAACGGCGCCAACAAGGTCTCCGGCACCCTCCACTGCGGCACCAGCCCCGGCGGCCCCTGCAACGAGAACACCGGCATCGGCGCCAGCCGCGACTGCCCCGACACGGCCTGCGCGGGCAACTTCCACACCTACGCCCTCGAGTGGGACCGCAGCACCTCCCCGCAGGAACTACGCTGGTACGTCGACGGCGTGCAGTACCACTCCGTCAACTCCTCCCAAGTGGACGCGAACACCTGGGACGCCGCCACGGGACATGCGCATTTCCTGCTGCTGAACCTGGCCATGGGCGGCGCCTTCCCCGACGCGGCCGCCGCAGCCACCACGCCCACCTCCACCACCGAGTCCGGCAAGTCCATGCTCGTGGACTACGTCGCCGTATACAGCTCGGACAGCACCGCCGGCACCGCCGCCAAGTAA